One window from the genome of Micromonospora aurantiaca ATCC 27029 encodes:
- a CDS encoding sensor histidine kinase: protein MKAYQQGWTLRRRVVALLGVVLVLLLGLAAAEAAVAAKNRENIDAVLLKTGPLRVQAQELMSVLLDQETSVRGYAVNGDRSDLEPYQEGVKREQSLVTSIRDLSADYPDVRRSLDVVEQQTAQWRAQVAEPVITTVERDGAEAGQALITDATRQQFDGIRASVNTLQDEILTVREETADRVNSTSNTLVVLLIIAALVVTAAGVVMLLSLDRILIRPLAALVSQVREVADGDYRHHIEGSGPPEFRRLAEDIDQMRMKIARELDEVREARERIEWVNSQLQKQAEELTRSNRDLEQFAYVASHDLQEPLRKVASFCQLLQRRYAGQLDERADQYIAFAVDGAQRMQRLINDLLAFSRIGRLTTGFTEVDLNKVMGDVAGQTEAALQYADAELTWGEMPTIRGEEPLLTNLLVNLVSNSVKFRRPDVPAKVHVSARLVDGEWEISCRDNGIGIEPEFADKIFVIFQRLHSKDAYPGTGIGLAIVKKIVEYHGGRVWVDTDADEGTTIRFTLPALEADIEAAKAAEAAADGDAADGDAADGDAADAAEPAGTPAAGGAETDPADAGRQPDGEAREEPPAQADRHGTNGGMKETVG from the coding sequence GTGAAGGCGTACCAGCAGGGGTGGACCCTGCGGCGGCGGGTGGTCGCGCTCCTCGGCGTGGTGCTGGTGCTGCTGCTCGGTCTGGCCGCCGCGGAGGCGGCGGTCGCCGCGAAGAACCGCGAGAACATCGACGCGGTGCTGCTCAAGACCGGCCCGCTGCGCGTCCAGGCGCAGGAGCTGATGAGCGTGCTGCTCGACCAGGAGACGTCGGTGCGCGGGTACGCGGTGAACGGCGACCGCAGCGACCTGGAGCCCTACCAGGAGGGCGTGAAGCGCGAGCAGAGCCTGGTCACCTCGATCCGGGACCTCTCCGCCGACTACCCGGACGTGCGGCGGTCGCTGGACGTGGTCGAGCAGCAGACCGCACAGTGGCGGGCCCAGGTGGCCGAGCCGGTCATCACCACTGTCGAGCGGGACGGCGCGGAGGCCGGCCAGGCGCTGATCACGGACGCGACCCGGCAGCAGTTCGACGGCATCAGGGCGTCGGTGAACACGCTCCAGGACGAGATCCTCACCGTCCGGGAGGAGACCGCCGACCGGGTCAACTCGACCAGCAACACGCTCGTCGTGCTGCTGATCATCGCCGCGCTCGTGGTGACGGCGGCCGGCGTGGTCATGCTGCTCTCGCTGGACCGGATCCTGATCCGCCCGCTGGCCGCCCTGGTCAGTCAGGTGCGCGAGGTGGCCGACGGCGACTACCGGCACCACATCGAGGGCTCCGGCCCGCCGGAGTTCCGGCGGCTCGCCGAGGACATCGACCAGATGCGGATGAAGATCGCCCGGGAGCTGGACGAGGTACGCGAGGCGCGGGAGCGCATCGAGTGGGTCAACAGCCAGCTGCAGAAGCAGGCCGAGGAGCTGACCCGGTCCAACCGTGACCTGGAGCAGTTCGCGTACGTCGCCTCGCACGACCTCCAGGAGCCGCTGCGCAAGGTGGCGAGCTTCTGCCAGCTCCTCCAGCGGCGGTACGCCGGGCAGCTCGACGAGCGGGCCGACCAGTACATCGCGTTCGCGGTGGACGGCGCGCAGCGCATGCAGCGGCTGATCAACGACCTCCTGGCGTTCTCCCGGATCGGCCGGTTGACCACCGGTTTCACCGAGGTCGACCTGAACAAGGTGATGGGCGACGTGGCGGGGCAGACCGAGGCGGCGTTGCAGTACGCCGACGCGGAGCTGACCTGGGGCGAGATGCCGACCATCCGCGGCGAGGAGCCGCTGCTGACCAACCTGCTGGTCAACCTGGTCAGCAACTCGGTGAAGTTCCGCCGGCCCGACGTGCCGGCGAAGGTGCACGTGTCGGCGCGGCTGGTGGACGGCGAGTGGGAGATCAGCTGCCGGGACAACGGCATCGGGATCGAACCGGAGTTCGCCGACAAGATCTTCGTGATCTTCCAGCGGCTGCACTCGAAGGACGCGTACCCGGGCACCGGCATCGGACTGGCCATCGTCAAGAAGATCGTGGAGTATCACGGCGGCCGGGTCTGGGTGGACACCGACGCCGACGAGGGCACCACCATCCGGTTCACGCTGCCCGCGCTGGAGGCCGACATCGAGGCCGCCAAGGCGGCGGAGGCGGCAGCGGACGGGGACGCCGCGGACGGGGACGCCGCGGACGGGGACGCCGCGGACGCCGCGGAGCCGGCCGGAACGCCGGCCGCCGGGGGCGCCGAGACCGACCCGGCGGACGCCGGGCGGCAGCCGGACGGCGAGGCACGCGAAGAGCCGCCCGCGCAGGCGGACCGACACGGTACAAACGGTGGCATGAAGGAGACGGTGGGATGA
- a CDS encoding PP2C family protein-serine/threonine phosphatase, which yields MSGAVRVPSAGAGLHGGVPPGERLRVLLVEDDEGDAFLVGELLAETNSMIDLLVATSLSEARQRVMGVDCVLLDLGLPDAQGLDGLRRVLEMASGAAVCVLTGRSDEHLGIVAVAEGAQDYLVKGQVDGVLLTRALRYAVERKRADENARRLREVELRQAESARLERGLLPQPLMTTDEVSVHTFYRPGRHAALIGGDFYDVVQTQPDRIDLIVGDVCGHGVDEAALGVELRVAWRALVLAGVPDDEVLPALEQVLMSERRLQEIFATVATTRLDLASARATVRLAGHPPPLLLSGGKVAPVPAKGGLLLGVRPRRPVAFDLEFDTDDWSLLMYTDGLIEGRVDGGDERLDVPGLTGLLADPANRAVPLAELPAWLVGRAEQINGGPLADDVAMLLVTRGSGR from the coding sequence ATGTCGGGTGCCGTCCGCGTGCCGTCGGCCGGGGCGGGGCTGCACGGCGGCGTACCGCCGGGCGAGCGGCTGCGGGTGCTGCTGGTCGAGGACGACGAGGGCGACGCCTTCCTGGTCGGTGAGCTGCTCGCCGAGACCAACTCGATGATCGACCTGCTGGTCGCCACCAGCCTCAGCGAGGCCCGGCAGCGGGTGATGGGCGTGGACTGCGTCCTGCTCGACCTGGGTCTGCCGGACGCGCAGGGCCTGGACGGGCTGCGCCGGGTGCTGGAGATGGCCAGCGGTGCCGCGGTCTGCGTGCTGACCGGCCGCTCGGACGAGCACCTGGGCATCGTCGCGGTCGCCGAGGGGGCGCAGGACTACCTGGTCAAGGGCCAGGTCGACGGTGTCCTGCTGACCCGGGCGCTGCGGTACGCGGTCGAGCGCAAGCGGGCCGACGAGAACGCCCGCCGGCTGCGTGAGGTGGAGCTGCGCCAGGCCGAGTCCGCCCGCCTGGAGCGCGGCCTGCTGCCGCAGCCGCTGATGACCACCGACGAGGTGTCGGTGCACACGTTCTACCGGCCCGGCCGGCACGCCGCGCTGATCGGCGGCGACTTCTACGACGTGGTGCAGACCCAGCCGGACCGGATCGACCTGATCGTCGGCGACGTCTGCGGGCACGGCGTGGACGAGGCGGCGCTCGGTGTCGAACTGCGCGTCGCCTGGCGGGCCCTGGTGCTGGCCGGGGTGCCGGACGACGAGGTGCTGCCCGCGCTGGAGCAGGTGCTGATGAGCGAGCGCCGCCTCCAGGAGATCTTCGCGACGGTGGCCACCACACGGCTCGACCTGGCGTCGGCGCGGGCCACCGTACGCCTCGCCGGTCATCCGCCGCCGCTGCTGCTCAGCGGCGGCAAGGTAGCGCCGGTGCCGGCCAAGGGCGGGCTGCTTCTGGGCGTACGCCCGCGCCGCCCGGTCGCCTTCGACCTGGAGTTCGACACCGACGACTGGTCACTGCTGATGTACACCGACGGCCTGATCGAGGGCCGGGTGGACGGCGGTGACGAACGGCTCGACGTTCCGGGCCTGACCGGGCTGCTCGCCGACCCGGCGAACCGGGCGGTGCCGCTGGCCGAGCTGCCCGCCTGGCTGGTCGGGCGCGCCGAGCAGATAAACGGCGGCCCGCTCGCCGACGACGTGGCGATGTTGCTGGTCACGCGGGGCAGCGGCCGGTGA